In Rhizobium lusitanum, a genomic segment contains:
- a CDS encoding amino acid ABC transporter permease translates to MNEAFLEELTLYGPGFVEAAWTVLWLTVATIIFSWICGLAAALAHGSKWRAARMASAFYVWFVRGTPTLIQVFIIYFGLPAFGIKLSPFVAGVLSLGINSGAYVAEIIRGGLSAIPRGQTESALALGFSPAETMRSIILPQVSRIILPSITNEAISTLKNTSLLSTITVVELTLYAQTLIAATFRPFEFYITVAIIYLVLTTILTQLSAWLERHYAAQT, encoded by the coding sequence ATGAACGAAGCGTTTCTTGAAGAACTCACGCTTTACGGGCCGGGATTTGTCGAGGCTGCCTGGACGGTCCTTTGGCTGACGGTAGCAACGATCATCTTCAGTTGGATCTGCGGTCTCGCGGCCGCCCTGGCCCATGGATCGAAATGGCGCGCCGCGCGCATGGCATCGGCTTTCTATGTCTGGTTCGTTCGCGGAACACCGACCCTCATCCAAGTTTTCATCATCTATTTCGGCCTGCCGGCGTTTGGCATCAAGCTTTCTCCCTTTGTCGCCGGCGTTCTGTCGCTCGGGATCAACAGCGGTGCGTACGTCGCGGAGATCATTCGTGGCGGCCTTTCGGCCATTCCGCGTGGGCAGACGGAGTCGGCGCTCGCGCTCGGTTTCAGCCCTGCAGAGACGATGCGCAGCATCATCCTGCCACAGGTCTCTCGCATCATCCTGCCATCTATCACCAACGAGGCGATTTCGACGTTGAAGAATACGTCGCTGCTGTCGACGATTACGGTCGTGGAACTGACCCTTTATGCGCAGACGCTGATTGCCGCGACGTTCCGCCCGTTCGAATTCTACATCACGGTCGCAATCATCTATCTCGTCCTGACCACCATTCTCACCCAGCTTTCAGCTTGGCTGGAGCGGCACTATGCGGCCCAGACCTGA
- a CDS encoding amino acid ABC transporter ATP-binding protein codes for MPEPILTLRDIRKSFGDNEVLKGISLTVTAGEVVSIIGASGSGKSTFLRSINALEMPQSGFMDFDELTFDFRPESRQFPTPAQLQALRRRVGMVFQSYNLWPHMTVLENVIHAPVKLLKMPRFQAVGEAEALLSRIGLYEKRHSYPSRLSGGQQQRVAIVRALAMKPRLMLFDEVTSALDPELVHEVLVLMASLAAEGMTMLLVTHEIAFARDVSSRVLFFDKGVVAESGAPGILRNPQSERLQQFLHRILHDQFGSLGMDASNGEVLL; via the coding sequence ATGCCGGAACCGATTCTGACCCTGCGCGATATCCGAAAGAGTTTCGGGGACAATGAGGTGTTGAAGGGAATTTCGCTTACAGTCACAGCGGGCGAGGTCGTCTCGATCATCGGCGCCAGTGGTTCGGGCAAGAGTACCTTCCTGCGCTCCATCAATGCGTTGGAAATGCCGCAATCCGGCTTCATGGATTTCGACGAACTTACGTTCGATTTCCGGCCTGAGTCCCGTCAGTTCCCGACACCGGCACAATTGCAGGCGCTGCGGCGACGGGTGGGCATGGTCTTCCAAAGCTACAATCTCTGGCCACACATGACGGTTCTGGAAAATGTCATTCACGCACCGGTCAAGCTTCTGAAGATGCCACGGTTCCAGGCTGTCGGCGAGGCCGAAGCGCTGCTGTCGCGCATCGGGCTTTATGAGAAGCGGCATAGCTATCCCTCCCGACTTTCCGGCGGCCAGCAGCAACGCGTCGCCATCGTCCGTGCTTTGGCGATGAAGCCTCGATTGATGCTGTTTGATGAGGTGACATCGGCGCTTGATCCGGAACTCGTGCATGAGGTGCTGGTGCTCATGGCATCGCTGGCTGCGGAAGGCATGACCATGCTTCTCGTCACGCATGAGATTGCCTTTGCGCGAGACGTTTCGTCCCGTGTTCTCTTTTTCGACAAGGGCGTCGTTGCCGAGTCCGGAGCGCCCGGCATCCTGCGCAATCCGCAAAGCGAGCGGTTGCAGCAGTTCCTGCATCGCATTCTGCATGACCAATTCGGCTCCCTTGGCATGGATGCATCCAACGGGGAGGTGCTTTTATGA
- a CDS encoding M24 family metallopeptidase: MARYFPLDEYEARWTLVLAEMKARGFETAVVFGRGGGTTDNCGDILYLSNHYAISGGMDSLIWSARSFSGIILQQGKAPQLHIDEPEVRDDLVSIADVRSSNHPFTSIAKALVERGITGRVALVGTNFIPVKYYSQLVDGAPQVEWIEADDLIRNVRRIKSPRELDCFRTAGETATIGLNRLMEGLTGGLSERDAAAEAAREVVRLGGRLQMIGCNHGDTLGFDQRFPLAGYSADTPQPGDIVTGTLHAAFYQGYYLDPGRTGVRGRPNDDQRRLIEATAGIVRSLSDMMRPGVRLLDVAAEGDRMTAAFGGTISPIMKNFPFFGHSIGLGFELPRISTSMSLPQDHIENNMVFGVEAFLSLEGVGAAFFEDIIIIGEDCNELLTKSPSFWW; this comes from the coding sequence ATGGCCAGATATTTTCCGCTTGATGAATACGAGGCGCGCTGGACACTTGTTCTCGCAGAAATGAAGGCACGCGGCTTTGAGACGGCCGTGGTTTTCGGGCGCGGCGGAGGTACGACGGACAATTGCGGCGACATTCTCTATCTGTCCAATCATTATGCTATCAGCGGCGGCATGGATTCGCTGATTTGGTCGGCCCGCTCTTTTTCCGGCATCATTCTGCAACAAGGCAAAGCGCCGCAGCTGCACATTGACGAACCGGAAGTGCGCGACGATCTCGTCTCCATCGCAGACGTGCGCTCCTCAAACCATCCCTTTACCAGCATCGCCAAAGCTCTGGTCGAACGAGGCATCACGGGCCGCGTTGCGCTGGTCGGAACCAATTTCATCCCGGTCAAATATTACAGTCAGCTCGTTGACGGAGCCCCGCAGGTGGAATGGATCGAGGCAGATGATCTCATCCGCAACGTCAGACGCATCAAGAGCCCGCGCGAACTCGACTGTTTCCGGACCGCCGGCGAGACGGCGACTATCGGGCTGAACCGGCTCATGGAAGGACTGACAGGCGGGCTATCCGAACGAGATGCCGCCGCCGAGGCGGCCCGCGAGGTGGTACGCCTCGGCGGTCGCCTCCAAATGATCGGCTGCAATCACGGCGATACGCTCGGCTTCGATCAGCGCTTTCCGCTAGCCGGTTACAGCGCCGACACGCCGCAACCGGGAGACATCGTCACCGGTACACTCCATGCAGCCTTCTATCAGGGCTATTACCTCGATCCCGGCCGCACAGGTGTTCGTGGAAGGCCCAATGACGACCAGCGCCGGCTGATCGAGGCCACCGCAGGCATAGTGCGTTCCCTGTCCGACATGATGCGGCCAGGTGTGAGACTTCTCGACGTGGCAGCGGAGGGTGATCGCATGACGGCAGCATTCGGCGGTACCATCTCGCCGATCATGAAGAACTTCCCCTTCTTCGGCCATAGTATCGGGCTCGGCTTCGAACTGCCGCGCATCTCCACCAGCATGTCCTTGCCGCAAGACCACATCGAGAACAATATGGTGTTCGGCGTGGAAGCCTTTCTGTCGCTTGAGGGTGTCGGCGCAGCTTTCTTCGAGGACATCATCATTATCGGTGAAGACTGCAACGAACTCCTGACCAAATCGCCGAGCTTCTGGTGGTAG
- a CDS encoding M24 family metallopeptidase codes for MHEFAELRGREAAFTETEFAERQSRARAAIRAAGHEALVVTGPENIYWLTGRQTAGYFAFQALVLPAEGSPCLLVRELELAGSVANTWLRDIRIYQDGEEPAVALAGLLKTLGISRPAIELAGWFVSPIMADRIAQEIGQGGLIDGSAILPPLRMVKSQAELDAIRAAAGYAEAGIVAGIAACDAGVDENAVAAAMLAAATKAGSEAMAMEPLVSSGARSGLPHMTWRRRKLTAGDPIFLELAGSHARYHAGLMRAVWIGHPPDEARRMMDCALAALEAALTAIRPGVPCSVPHEAAQRVIDARGYHAAFRKRIGYSMGVAFAPDWGEGGILSLFSGVSQSIEPGMVFHLPATLRSYGVWTVGASETVIVTETGVEPLSTLPRDLVVR; via the coding sequence ATGCATGAATTCGCAGAACTGCGCGGCCGGGAAGCCGCTTTTACCGAAACGGAGTTCGCTGAAAGGCAGTCGCGAGCCCGCGCCGCCATACGGGCGGCCGGTCATGAGGCACTCGTCGTTACCGGACCGGAAAACATCTACTGGCTGACCGGTCGGCAGACGGCTGGCTATTTCGCATTCCAGGCGCTGGTTCTGCCTGCCGAGGGCAGCCCCTGCCTTCTGGTGCGCGAGCTGGAACTAGCCGGATCGGTCGCCAACACGTGGCTGCGGGATATCCGCATCTACCAGGACGGCGAAGAGCCGGCCGTGGCATTAGCAGGACTTCTGAAGACACTCGGCATCTCCCGCCCGGCGATTGAACTGGCAGGCTGGTTCGTTTCGCCGATCATGGCCGACAGGATTGCCCAGGAGATCGGGCAGGGTGGATTGATAGACGGTTCTGCGATCCTGCCTCCGCTCAGAATGGTGAAGTCGCAGGCGGAGCTGGATGCGATCAGGGCTGCGGCAGGCTATGCCGAAGCGGGTATCGTGGCCGGGATTGCTGCCTGTGACGCCGGCGTGGACGAGAACGCGGTTGCTGCCGCCATGCTGGCTGCCGCCACCAAAGCCGGATCGGAAGCCATGGCGATGGAGCCCCTGGTGTCTTCAGGGGCGCGTAGCGGCCTGCCGCATATGACATGGCGCCGGCGGAAGCTGACGGCGGGCGATCCTATCTTTCTCGAGTTGGCGGGAAGCCACGCCAGGTATCACGCCGGCTTGATGCGCGCCGTCTGGATCGGCCATCCGCCTGACGAAGCACGCCGGATGATGGACTGCGCGCTTGCAGCCCTTGAGGCTGCCCTTACTGCAATCCGACCCGGTGTGCCTTGCAGCGTGCCGCACGAGGCGGCGCAGAGGGTGATCGACGCGAGAGGCTATCATGCGGCCTTTCGCAAGCGCATCGGATATTCGATGGGGGTCGCCTTCGCGCCCGACTGGGGCGAAGGCGGAATTCTCAGTCTCTTCAGCGGCGTATCGCAATCAATCGAGCCGGGCATGGTCTTCCATCTGCCGGCGACCCTGCGAAGCTACGGTGTCTGGACCGTCGGCGCTTCCGAAACCGTGATCGTTACCGAAACGGGGGTTGAGCCGCTATCGACGCTACCGCGCGACCTTGTTGTTCGATAG
- a CDS encoding GntR family transcriptional regulator yields the protein MSEKETLAQQAYRDVKQRILAGTLPAGDVLTERALAQESGISRTPLRAAISRLEKEGVISRLTNGALMVRPVTVEQLLEIVQIRRLLEGAAAARAAGRPMAPALEQSRETMRAYAQGGDVAFDQFWLDDDVFHLAVAEAAGLSLLPAMITEMRSIARRCTITLTHDRFDQQAREHLAVIDAIEARDGERACAAMQTHFDSVRSRFLGWLDRR from the coding sequence ATGAGCGAGAAAGAAACATTGGCCCAGCAAGCCTATCGCGATGTCAAACAGCGTATCCTCGCGGGCACTCTCCCTGCAGGCGATGTCCTGACTGAAAGAGCCCTTGCCCAGGAATCCGGTATTTCGCGCACGCCGTTGCGCGCGGCCATCTCTCGGCTGGAAAAGGAAGGCGTCATTTCGCGGCTCACCAATGGAGCGCTGATGGTGCGGCCCGTCACGGTGGAGCAACTGCTTGAAATCGTCCAGATCAGGCGTTTGCTTGAAGGTGCTGCTGCAGCCAGGGCTGCCGGGCGACCCATGGCGCCGGCTCTGGAACAGTCCCGCGAGACGATGCGCGCCTACGCGCAGGGAGGTGACGTGGCCTTCGATCAGTTCTGGCTCGATGACGATGTCTTTCATCTGGCTGTCGCGGAAGCTGCCGGTCTCAGCCTGCTGCCGGCGATGATCACGGAAATGCGCAGCATCGCCCGGCGCTGTACCATCACCCTTACCCATGACCGCTTCGACCAGCAGGCAAGAGAGCACCTCGCCGTCATCGACGCGATCGAAGCGCGGGATGGCGAGCGTGCCTGCGCCGCCATGCAAACCCATTTCGACAGTGTCCGCAGCCGATTTTTGGGCTGGCTCGACCGACGCTAA
- a CDS encoding Zn-dependent hydrolase has product MSRIIEDTIDRLLDRINAISEPGPGYTRPSYSALETAAHNVIAEEAEALGLKVTRDAAGNLFARLPGRDRTATPLYIGSHLDTVPMGGAYDGQAGVAGAMALAAAFVDSGTAPPADLVVTVTRAEESVWFPVSYIGSRAALGRLSAEDMKAIRFDTGRTLADHMREEGGDPETVVSGPGLAPARFVELHIEQGPVLDEAGEAFAIVDGVRGGLRYRDARINGVWAHSGGAPRAARSDTVFALADLVVAMDRRWGAILEEKHDLAVTVGRVDAASSEHAFAKVPGRLDFCLDLRSDDPTVLERMDRLVKAEIALIEQARGVSFELGAQSRSQPTRLSVQLGDEIYEGARRLGFSPRRMLSGGGHDAAAFAQAGWESVMVFLRNWDGSHNPKEGMDPADLATAVWVLHAAWTKNGQESL; this is encoded by the coding sequence ATGAGCCGCATTATCGAAGATACCATCGATCGGCTGCTCGATCGCATCAACGCCATTTCGGAGCCGGGGCCGGGCTATACGCGCCCATCCTACAGTGCGCTGGAAACCGCTGCCCATAATGTCATCGCCGAGGAGGCGGAAGCCCTGGGCTTGAAGGTGACGCGGGATGCCGCCGGCAATCTGTTCGCCCGGCTGCCGGGCAGGGACCGCACGGCCACTCCTCTCTATATCGGTTCGCATCTCGATACCGTGCCGATGGGCGGCGCCTATGACGGGCAGGCCGGCGTTGCCGGCGCCATGGCCCTTGCCGCCGCCTTCGTCGATAGTGGTACGGCGCCGCCTGCCGATCTGGTGGTGACCGTGACGCGTGCGGAAGAGAGCGTCTGGTTCCCGGTTTCCTATATCGGCTCGCGCGCCGCACTCGGGCGGCTTTCGGCCGAAGACATGAAGGCGATCCGGTTCGATACCGGACGGACGTTGGCCGATCACATGCGCGAGGAGGGTGGCGATCCGGAGACTGTCGTTTCCGGGCCGGGGCTGGCGCCCGCACGCTTCGTGGAGCTGCATATCGAGCAAGGCCCCGTTCTCGATGAGGCAGGCGAGGCCTTCGCCATCGTCGACGGCGTGCGTGGCGGATTGCGCTATCGCGACGCCCGCATCAATGGTGTCTGGGCTCATTCCGGCGGTGCGCCGCGTGCCGCGCGTTCCGATACCGTTTTTGCCCTGGCGGATCTGGTGGTCGCGATGGATCGAAGATGGGGGGCAATCCTCGAAGAAAAGCATGATCTTGCCGTGACGGTCGGCCGCGTCGATGCGGCCAGTTCCGAACATGCCTTTGCCAAGGTGCCTGGCCGGCTCGATTTCTGCCTCGATCTGCGCAGCGACGATCCAACCGTTCTTGAGCGAATGGATCGGCTGGTGAAGGCTGAAATTGCGTTGATCGAGCAAGCGCGCGGCGTTTCCTTCGAGCTTGGCGCCCAATCACGCAGCCAGCCAACGCGGCTCTCAGTGCAACTCGGCGACGAGATCTATGAGGGTGCGCGCCGGCTTGGCTTTTCGCCACGCCGGATGCTGTCTGGAGGTGGCCATGATGCTGCCGCCTTCGCCCAGGCGGGCTGGGAGTCGGTCATGGTGTTCCTGCGCAACTGGGATGGCAGTCATAATCCCAAGGAAGGCATGGATCCCGCCGACCTTGCCACCGCAGTTTGGGTGCTGCATGCAGCATGGACGAAGAACGGCCAGGAGAGCCTATGA
- a CDS encoding NAD(P)-dependent oxidoreductase: MKCLIVQPVHADGIALLREAGIAPVFCPSADMATVARMIPGCEAVITRDAGLSAAAINAADALHVVVVHGAGHDAVDKEAASERGVLVCNTPGANARSVSELALGLALAVARRIPAADRSERAGIRRFREMETFTELSGKTALIVGWGATGSGLGRMLRAAFDARVLVYSPRAAEVEGFERVEKLEDGLAQADLVSLHTPLRPETRGLIDARALSHIKPGAILVNTARAGLVDEAALAEAIASGRVAGAGLDVYSHEATSGPLGQSNRVIFTPHLGGATLEALRRVAIGSARNVLTAVSGERPATALNDPARSYA; the protein is encoded by the coding sequence ATGAAGTGTCTGATTGTCCAACCGGTTCATGCCGACGGCATTGCGCTGCTCAGGGAGGCAGGCATTGCGCCGGTATTTTGCCCTTCTGCGGATATGGCAACGGTCGCCCGCATGATCCCCGGCTGCGAGGCGGTGATCACCAGGGATGCCGGCCTTTCCGCTGCCGCGATCAATGCTGCCGATGCGTTGCACGTTGTCGTCGTGCACGGTGCCGGGCACGACGCGGTCGACAAGGAAGCGGCAAGCGAACGCGGCGTACTCGTCTGCAATACGCCGGGTGCCAATGCGCGTTCGGTTTCGGAGCTTGCTCTTGGCCTCGCGCTGGCGGTCGCGCGGCGTATCCCGGCTGCAGACCGCAGCGAACGGGCCGGCATAAGGCGTTTTCGCGAGATGGAGACCTTCACGGAATTGTCCGGCAAGACGGCTCTCATTGTCGGCTGGGGTGCAACCGGCTCGGGGCTTGGCCGCATGCTGAGGGCCGCGTTCGATGCGCGCGTTCTGGTGTATTCGCCTCGCGCAGCCGAGGTAGAGGGCTTCGAACGGGTAGAAAAACTCGAAGATGGTCTGGCACAGGCGGATCTGGTCTCGCTGCACACCCCACTGCGGCCGGAGACGCGCGGGCTGATCGATGCAAGAGCGCTCTCGCACATCAAGCCTGGCGCCATTCTCGTCAATACCGCAAGAGCGGGCCTTGTGGATGAAGCTGCCCTTGCCGAGGCCATCGCCTCCGGGCGGGTCGCCGGGGCAGGACTTGATGTCTATTCCCACGAAGCGACATCAGGTCCCCTCGGCCAATCGAACCGGGTGATCTTTACGCCGCATCTCGGTGGTGCAACGCTCGAGGCCCTGCGTCGCGTGGCAATCGGCTCGGCTCGCAATGTGCTGACGGCTGTTTCCGGTGAGCGCCCGGCGACAGCACTCAACGATCCGGCACGGAGCTACGCATGA
- a CDS encoding GntR family transcriptional regulator produces MTQPLAKQAYTKIIEMILSGALMPGDALQEAKLGEALDMSRTPVREAIKRIEAEGLVTQDGRFLKVRQLSSEEVEEIFFLRQTLEAHSARTATGLPAGRLDEIEARVRRLQLEGPGEEDEQRRVDDDFHRMLAAATGSAMIVATIDDLRRRTCMFDHTQVPDRFLKGCAEHLEIIAALRVGDGEAAGGLMAMHVANARDAILARLKSSDEGSDR; encoded by the coding sequence ATGACACAACCGCTTGCCAAGCAGGCCTATACCAAGATCATCGAGATGATCCTGTCGGGTGCACTCATGCCGGGGGATGCCTTGCAGGAGGCCAAGCTGGGCGAAGCGCTGGACATGTCGCGCACGCCCGTTCGCGAAGCGATCAAACGCATCGAAGCCGAGGGGCTGGTGACGCAGGATGGACGCTTCCTCAAGGTGCGACAGCTTTCCAGCGAGGAGGTGGAGGAAATCTTCTTCTTGCGCCAGACGCTCGAAGCCCATTCTGCCCGCACGGCCACGGGGCTTCCCGCCGGTCGGCTGGATGAGATAGAAGCGCGCGTCCGCCGCCTGCAATTGGAGGGGCCGGGGGAAGAGGACGAACAGCGTCGTGTCGACGACGACTTTCATCGCATGCTGGCCGCGGCAACGGGCAGCGCCATGATCGTCGCCACCATCGACGATCTCCGCCGCCGCACCTGCATGTTCGACCACACGCAGGTTCCGGATCGATTTCTTAAAGGATGCGCCGAACACCTCGAGATTATCGCCGCGCTGCGGGTCGGCGATGGCGAAGCGGCCGGCGGGCTGATGGCCATGCATGTCGCCAATGCGCGCGATGCCATTCTGGCGCGCCTGAAGTCGTCCGACGAGGGATCCGATCGATGA
- a CDS encoding biotin-dependent carboxyltransferase family protein produces MMHLRILQAGPMVTVQDRGRRGLLHSGVSGSGPMDTPSFRIANALVGNGEDMAALEFASAGGTFEVTEPVRFAVTGGDVDIRIDGSAVRPWESHNLFPGSTLVVGGLRSAVWGYLAFSGGIDTPLILGSRATHLRTGLGGHEGRCLRASDLLPIGCLDPTPHLALTKLWRRSNRPINVVAGPQDDYFDASAWRTFLGSSFVVSSSRDRMAQMLDGPVISACRGNDIVSDGTTFGSIQVPGSGRPIVLMAERQTTGGYPKIATVASIDVPRLAQTPSGSAIRFRLISQAAAEALLVAERQALQDVMTGLSEKTEPMSVAQEVAL; encoded by the coding sequence ATGATGCATTTGCGGATTCTTCAAGCGGGGCCCATGGTGACGGTTCAGGATCGCGGCCGCAGGGGATTGCTGCATTCCGGCGTCTCCGGCTCCGGGCCGATGGATACGCCGTCCTTCCGTATCGCTAACGCATTGGTGGGCAACGGGGAGGACATGGCGGCTCTTGAGTTTGCCAGCGCCGGCGGCACGTTCGAGGTCACCGAGCCGGTTCGTTTTGCCGTCACCGGCGGCGACGTGGATATCCGGATCGACGGCTCTGCCGTGCGCCCATGGGAGAGCCACAATCTCTTTCCCGGGTCTACGCTCGTCGTCGGCGGCCTGCGATCGGCCGTATGGGGATATCTAGCGTTTTCCGGCGGCATCGATACGCCCTTGATCTTGGGTTCCCGCGCCACGCATCTGCGCACGGGCCTCGGTGGCCATGAAGGGCGCTGCCTGCGGGCTAGCGATCTCCTACCGATTGGATGCCTCGATCCCACGCCGCATCTGGCGCTCACAAAGCTGTGGCGACGATCTAATCGCCCCATCAACGTCGTGGCGGGACCGCAGGATGATTATTTCGATGCGTCCGCCTGGCGTACCTTCCTCGGGAGTTCGTTCGTCGTATCCTCCAGTCGCGATCGCATGGCGCAGATGCTGGATGGGCCAGTGATTTCCGCCTGCCGGGGCAACGATATCGTCTCGGATGGCACCACGTTCGGATCGATCCAGGTCCCGGGCTCCGGCCGACCGATCGTTTTGATGGCCGAGCGCCAGACGACTGGCGGCTATCCGAAAATCGCGACTGTTGCCTCCATCGACGTGCCACGGCTGGCGCAGACGCCAAGCGGTTCGGCGATCCGCTTTCGCTTGATTTCCCAAGCCGCGGCAGAGGCGCTGCTGGTCGCGGAGAGACAAGCCCTGCAGGACGTGATGACGGGTCTGTCCGAAAAGACCGAGCCAATGAGCGTCGCACAAGAGGTAGCGCTATGA
- the pxpB gene encoding 5-oxoprolinase subunit PxpB, with the protein MAEMFPRIRACGDSMLSVELADYIDDDVNRRIIALFDELNRNPIAGIEEMAPTYRSLSVIYDPAITRGGALADVLQKRLQALSVTDTSSRCFSVPVVYGAAVGIDLDALARMKDMTTVELVNLHASAEYRVYMIGFAPGFAYLGGLPDALHTPRLAAPRQRIEASAIGIGGKQASINSVPGPSGWRFIGRTPVRLFDPYRTPPFLLKAGDRIRFRPIGEAEAARLDTMVAAGQTVLEPEAA; encoded by the coding sequence ATGGCCGAAATGTTCCCACGCATTCGTGCTTGCGGCGACAGCATGCTGTCGGTCGAACTCGCCGATTATATCGACGATGATGTCAACAGGCGCATCATCGCGCTCTTCGATGAGCTGAACCGTAACCCCATTGCCGGCATCGAAGAAATGGCCCCGACCTATCGTTCACTCAGCGTAATATACGATCCCGCGATCACCCGTGGCGGAGCGCTTGCCGATGTGCTGCAGAAGCGACTACAGGCGCTGTCCGTGACAGATACATCCTCGCGCTGCTTCAGCGTACCCGTCGTCTATGGGGCGGCGGTCGGGATTGACCTCGACGCGCTTGCGCGCATGAAGGACATGACGACGGTCGAACTCGTCAATCTGCACGCCAGCGCCGAATATCGTGTTTACATGATCGGTTTTGCGCCCGGCTTTGCCTATCTCGGCGGCCTTCCGGATGCGTTGCATACCCCGCGGCTGGCCGCGCCGCGCCAACGCATCGAGGCGAGTGCCATCGGCATAGGCGGCAAACAGGCCAGCATCAATTCAGTGCCGGGGCCGAGCGGTTGGCGCTTTATCGGCCGCACGCCGGTCAGGCTTTTTGACCCTTATCGGACGCCGCCTTTTCTTCTCAAGGCCGGAGATCGCATCCGCTTTCGCCCGATCGGCGAGGCCGAGGCGGCGCGTCTCGATACGATGGTCGCTGCGGGTCAGACCGTTCTGGAGCCCGAAGCAGCATGA
- a CDS encoding LamB/YcsF family protein, translating to MATIDLNCDMGEGFGAYTIGDDKAMLGLITTASIACGFHAGDPVVMRDTILAAKASGVAIGAHPSFMDLYGFGRRRISGEHPEDIEAQLIYQIAAIQGMANALGWPISHMKTHGSLGNMAAEDPVLADVCVRAIKAVDPSLVFLTLPYSETMKAAERAGLEVACEVYADRTYDDNGMLTSRQREGSVIHDLQQSVDQVLSMVRDGEIPTIGGRTLPVQAASICVHGDTPGAVAMARSLRNALAAEGIEFAPFACPLQ from the coding sequence ATGGCAACGATTGATTTGAACTGTGACATGGGAGAAGGCTTCGGCGCCTATACGATCGGCGACGACAAGGCCATGCTCGGACTGATCACGACAGCCAGTATTGCCTGCGGCTTCCACGCCGGCGATCCGGTGGTCATGCGCGACACGATCCTCGCCGCCAAGGCTTCGGGCGTAGCAATCGGCGCGCATCCCTCCTTCATGGATCTCTACGGCTTCGGCCGACGCCGCATCTCCGGCGAACATCCGGAGGATATCGAGGCGCAGCTGATCTACCAGATCGCGGCGATCCAGGGCATGGCAAACGCACTCGGCTGGCCGATCAGCCACATGAAGACCCACGGCTCGCTCGGCAACATGGCGGCCGAGGATCCCGTCCTCGCGGATGTCTGCGTCCGTGCGATCAAGGCTGTCGATCCCTCTCTCGTCTTTCTCACTCTTCCCTATTCGGAGACCATGAAGGCTGCCGAAAGGGCCGGCCTGGAGGTCGCGTGCGAAGTCTATGCCGATCGGACCTATGACGACAACGGCATGCTGACATCCCGGCAGCGAGAAGGCTCGGTCATTCATGATCTGCAACAGAGCGTGGACCAGGTTTTGTCCATGGTTCGTGATGGAGAAATCCCAACCATCGGTGGCCGCACGCTGCCGGTCCAGGCGGCAAGCATCTGCGTCCACGGCGATACTCCTGGCGCTGTGGCAATGGCACGGTCATTGCGCAACGCGCTCGCCGCAGAAGGGATAGAGTTTGCTCCCTTTGCCTGCCCGCTTCAATAG